The Sphingomonas sp. NBWT7 nucleotide sequence GTTTCAAGACACAAGCCCTTCGAGACGAGGCTTCGACAAGCTCAGCGCCTCCTGAGGGCGAACGATTAGATAACCAAAGACACAGGAGAGAGCCCCCATGTACGACCTGCTCGTCAAGAACGGCACCATCGTCGACGGTACCGGCGCGCCACGCTTCCGCGGCGACGTCGGCGTCGCGGACGGCAAGATCGTCGAGGTCGGCGCGGTCTCCGGCACCGCGCGCGAGACGATCGACGCCGACGGCTGCGTCGTCACGCCCGGCTTCGTCGATATCCATACGCACTACGACGGCCAGGTATCGTGGGACAGCGTGCTCGCCCCCTCGTCGATCAACGGCGTCACCTCGGCGGCAATGGGCAATTGCGGCGTCGGCTTCGCGCCCGCACGTGCCGACAAGCACGATTGGCTGATCCAATTGCTCGAAGGCGTCGAGGACATTCCCGGCACCGCGCTCGCCGAGGGGCTGACGTGGGATTGGGAAAGCTTCCCCGACTATCTCGATGCGCTTGGCCAGCGTGAATATGCCATCGATCTCGGCGCGCACATGCCGCACGCGGCGCTCCGCGCCTATGTCATGGGCGATCGCGGCGGCGACCATATGGAACGCCCGACGACGGGTGAGGTCGACCGCATGGCGCGGCTGACGGCGGAAGCGATGGAGGCCGGCGCGCTCGGCTTCTCCACCTCGCGCACGCACGCGCACCGCAGCCGCGACGGGCTAAACATCGGCACGCTGACGGCGGAGGATCCCGAACTGCTCGGCATCGCCGCCGCGCTGCGCCAGACGGGCAAGGGCGTGATCCAGCTCATCTCCGACGCGTATCTCACCGCCGACGACGCCTTCGCCACCGCCGAGCTCCAGCTGATCCGCCGCCTCGCCGAAACCAGCGGCCGCCGCGTCTCCTTCACCGTGCAGCAGACCGACGACGCGCCCGACCGCTGGAAGAGCATCTACCGCGAGATCGACCAGATGGTGGCGGACGGGCTGCCCGTCAGCGCGCAGGTCGCGCCGCGCCCGATCGGCGCGATCCTCTCCTTCGCCTCCACCACCAATCCGTTCGTCGTTTCGGGCACCTATCGCCGCATCGCGGCGCAGGCGGCGAGCGTCGACGACCGCCTGCGCGCGCTCGCCGATCCCCAGGTGCGCGCCGAAATCCTCGCCGAACACGCCGCCTTCCACGCCAGCGAAGGGTTCATCGCGCTGATCACGCGCGGCTATTCGCGCATGTTCCGGATGACCGATCCGGTCGATTACGAACCGCACGAGAGCCAGTCGATCGCTGCCGAGGCGGCGCGCGCCGGCGTCGATCCCGCGGCCTATGTCTACGACGCGCTGATGGAGGAAGGCGGGCGTCGGCTGCTCTACATGCCCCTGATCAACTACGCGAACGGCAACCTCGACGACGTCCACGGCATGATGACGGGCGATCACGTGCTCTACGGCCTGTCGGACGGCGGCGCGCACTGCGGCACGATCTGCGACGGCAGCTTTCCGACCACCACGGTCGCGCTCTGGTCGCGCGGCAACAAGGCCGGGCTGTCGACACCGCTCGAGCGGCTCGTCCACGGCTATACGCAGAAGAATGCAGCGCATGTCGGGTGGTACGATCGCGGCGTGCTGGCGCCGGGCTATCTCGCCGATCTCAACGTCATCGCGCTCGACGATCTCGCGCTCGCTCCGCCCGAGATCGTGCAGGATCTGCCCGCCGGCGGCACGCGCCTGCTCCAGCAGCCGCGCGGCTATCGCTGGACGGTGAAGTCGGGCGTGCCGACGTTCGAGCGCGGCCAGTGGACCGGCCGCACGCCCGGCCGCCTGCTGCGCGGCGCGCAACCGCTCGCCTGATCACGGCGATGGGGCGGCGTCTTCCCAAACGCCGCCCTGCCCGCGCCGACCTTCCGGGGCCGATCCGGCGCTAGTCCTGTTAGCCTTCCCCTAACGTTGCCCGCATAAGGCAGGCACCATGCACAGCGCCGCCTGGATCCTGCTCCTGCTGCCGGCCGCGATCTTCGCGGGCTATCCCGCGCTGATCCTCGCCGCCGCCGCGCTGCGCCCGCCCCGCCCCCGCCCGCCCGCCGCGCCGCCGCCGTCGATCACGATCCTGATCGGCGCGCACAACGAGGCCGCGACGATCGGCGCGAAGCTCGCCTCGATCACCGCCGCGCTCGCCGCCTGGCCGGGGCTCGCCGAGGTGATCGTCGCCGACGACGGCTCGACCGACGATACCGCGCAGATCGCCGAAGCCGCCGGCGCGCACGTCATTCGCGCGCCGCGCGGCGGCAAGGCGGCGGCGCTCAACCGCGCCGTCCCGCACGCACGCGGCGACGTGATTGTGATGACCGACGCCGATCCGTTGTTCGACGAAGGCACGCTACCGGCGCTCCTTGCCCCCTTCGCCGATCCGCACGTCGGCGCGGTCGCCGGCCATGTCGCGACGATCGGCAAGACCGGCCGCTTCGCAGGCGCCGATCGCTGGTTCCGCGCCTATGAATCCGCGCTGCGCGCCGCGGAGGATCGGCTGTTCGGCTGCGTCTCCGCCGATGGCGGGCTTTACGCGATCCGCCGCGCCCTCGTGCCGCTCGTCCCGTCGGACGTCACCGACGATTTCCACATCAGCACCGCCGCGGTCGCGGCGGGCTATCGCATCGCCTTCGCCGCCGACGCGCGCGTCTGGGAACACAGCATCGGCGGCGGGCGTCAGCAGTTCCGCCGCCGCGTACGCATCACCGTGCGCGGGCTCACCGCGCTGTGGCGTCGCCGCGCGCTGATGAACCCGTGGCGTACCGGCTGGTACGCGCCCGCGCTCGTCCTTCACAAGGTCGGCCGTCGGCTCACGCCGCTGTGCCTCGTGCCGCTGTGGCTGATCGCGCTGTGGCTCGGGCTTCACGGATCGGCGTGGTGGGCGCTCGTCGCTGCCGGGCTGAGCGGCGCCGCCGCGATCGCGATCGCCGGCGCATTAGGCGTCCGGCTGCGCGGCCCGCTGCGGCTCGTTTATGGTGCGATGCTGCACCTCGCCGGGCTCGCGCTCGGCACATTGCTGTTCGTCGGCGGGCGTCGCTACGCGCAGTGGACGCCGCAGAAACAGGCATGACGCGCGCGCGCCTGCTCCTTGCCCCGCCGGTCCTCCTCACCGCCGCGCTCGCACTCGCGACCGGGCCGGCGGTGGAGCGCGGCGGCGACGATTTCGAGCGCGGTCTGCGGTTCGATCGCCGCCCCTGGGCGCTCGCGCAGCAGGTCAACGGCAGTGTCCGCCTCGCGGCCGCGCCTGATCGCGCCGGCCGCGCGCTGCTCGCCGCCGCCGGGCCGAAGCGCGGCAGCACCGTCGCCAAGGCCGATCTTGTCGCACGCGTCGCGCTGATGCCACCAGGCACGCGGCTCGAGATCGCCTTCGATTTCCGCGCGCCGGCGACGACACCGCTCGATTCGCTCCAGCTCGTCGACGTCGAGTGCGCGACCTGCGGCGAGGGTGGCAATCCCGGCATCCGTCTCTATCTGCGGCGCGGCCGATTGCGTGTCGATCGATCGAAGATCGGCATCCGCCACGCCTGGACGCGTGACGACGCGCCGACGCTGCGTCCGGACCGCTGGCATCGCATCACTTGGCAACTACTGCTCGCCCCCGACGATCGCGGCGCGACGCGGGTTCTGCTCGACGGACGCGAGGTGCTCGCCGCACGGGGCGCGACGCTTGACGCGCTGCCGCGGCTCGGCGCCGATCGCATTCAGATCGGCATCACCGCCAATTCGAACTCGGTCCCCGCCAGCGCGTGGTTCGACAACATCGCCGCTGCCATCCGCCGCTGACACGCGGCGTCAGTGCGCCCCGTCGCCCCGCTTCACCGCGCTGATCGTCTTCACGATCAGCCCCAGGTCCTGCTTCGCCGACAGCGATCGGATGTAGCGCACGTCGAGCTCGGCGCGCTCGTCGAAATCGATGTTGGCGCGCCCCGATACCTGCCACAGCCCGGTCAGCCCGGGCTTCACCGCCAGCCGCGGCAGATGCCCCATGCGATACGTCGTCGCATCGAACGACGTCGGCCGCGGCCCCACCAGCGCCATATCGCCGCGCACGACGTTCCACAGGTTCGGCAGCTCGTCGATGCTGGTCTTGCGCAGCAGCCGTCCGATGCGCGTCACGCGCGGATCGTCGGTCAGCTTGAAATCGGGCGAATCGTCGCCGTGGATGTTGTGCGCGCGCAGCTTCACCTTCAGCGCCTCCGCATCGGTCACCATCGTGCGAAACTTGTACAGGCGGAAGCGGCGGCCGAGATATCCCGTGCGGCTCTGGATGAACAATATTGGCCCGCCGTCGTGCAGCTTGATCGCGATCGCCACCGCGATCATCACCGGCGACAGGACGATCAGCGCACCCAGCGCCAGCACCCCGTCCACCACCGGCTTCAGCCGCCGCACGTAGAGCCCGCGCCGCACCTCGAGATGCAGCGGCACGCCGCGCATGTCGCATTCGAACCGCACACGGCGCGCCATGTCCTTGCGCCGTTCGGGGCGCAGCGTCGGCGACAGGGCGGTGTCGGTCATGCGGAATTGGACCCGTAACTCGGCAAGGCGCTCGGCCTCTGCCGGTTTCGCGTCGTGATTGCGCGGGAAAAGATGGTTAAGGAACATCGCTCAGGCGAAATCGTCGCCGAAACGGCGGCGTAGTGCGAAAACGATGCGCCTGGTCATGTGCATCGGCGCCAACACCAGATACCAATAATGGTTCCCCTGCATCAGCCGTACTGCGGCGCGCAGGTACAGACCCTCGACCGCCAGCCAGCGCACGCCGATTGCGCGATCGTCGACGTGGATCCGCGACAGGACGTCGGCTGGCTCATCGGCGGCGTTGCGCCCCTTGCCCCCCGTCGTCGCGCGATAGCCGAGTTGTCGCGCGATCGCCCGTGCCTCGCCGCAGGTCTTGTTCTCCGGCCAGCAGAAGATTTGCGGAGGGCTTCCAAGCTGCCCGACGAAGGCGTCGCGGCAGCGCGCGAGATCGCGTTCGATCCGCGTTTCGAACGCGGCAGGCGCCTCGCGCGCGCCGTCGATCCACGCGCGCTCGGCCAGCGCCAGCCCCGATGCCGGGATCGCGCTGCCCAACGGCACCGCCACTGGCGTCTCCAGCCGGAACCAGTCGTGCTTCGGCCCTGGTGTCGCGCGCCACTGCATCCACGCGTTGCGCCGCCAGTTGCCGGCGTCGAGCGTGCCGACCACCGCGTCGGATGTCGGCACGCGCGCATGGTCGACACCGTGCGGCTCGATCTCGAACCCCGCACCATGAAGATCGCGCAGCTCGCGCCACCGCATGTATCCCGCCTCCTCGCCGTCGAACCGTATCGTGTCCTCCAGCGCGATGAAGTCGAGAGATGGAAAGAAGGTCGCGGTCATCACGTAGCGCTCGAGCAGCGGCCGCGCGTGGCGGTAATTGTCGAGGTAGCCGTCATCGAAGTGCAGCACCACCGGACGTCTCGGCAGGGATTCTCCGGCCGCGCGTCGCGCCACCAAGTCGCGTGTCGCCATCACCGTCGCGCCCATCCGCCGCAGCGTGTCGAGATGGCGCGCGAACGTGTCGGGATGCACCGCGATATCGCGTGACCACGGCAGCCAGCCAGGCGCCGGGCTGACCGAGTGATAGGTCAAGATCGCAACGCCCGGCGGCGCGATCATCGCGCGATGTCCGGCCGCGAGCCCGATCAGTACCGCAACCACCGCGCCGATCGCGCCTGCACTGCCCGGCAGTAGCATCACCGCTGCCGCCGCGAGCGCGATGCCGGCCGCCACGCTCGCCGCCCAGCGTATGACGCGCCGCCGCCGTTCCGCCTTGCGCGTCATGCCTTGCGCGCCCGAAGCCGATCGCGCCACCTTTTGGCACGCGCGCGCAGCCCATCGCGCGCATGGAGCACCCATCCGCGCCAGTCGGCGGCATAGACGGTGACGCGATACAGCGTATCGCACTGGTCGGCGAAGCGCAGCTTGTACTCGGCCGGCGACATGCCGTTGCCCATCTTGTCGTACCAGTCGATCGCGGGATCGTCGCAGCACTGCCGGATATGCTCGGCCGCCAGCACATAGCCGACCGACAGGTCGGCGTAGCGCTCGTCATAGCCGACCTTGAGCAGGAACAAGCGTCGCCCGCCGACCACGCCGAACTCGAACGCCGCCAGCCGCTCGCCATCCCACAGCAGCGCGATCCGCAGCACCCCCGCCGCGGCGGCGCGCTGGACCAGCGCGGTGTAGAACGATCGTTCGGCGGGATTGTCGGCGATCGCCGTCCCGCCGCGCCCCTTCCAGCCCGATCGCTCTACCGCCAGCATCGCGTCGAACAACCCAGACGGCACGGGATCGTCGGTGCGGAACTCGCGCCGCATGCGGTGGTCACACAGCGCCTCGCGCCCGTCGCGGCGCAGCCGCTGGCGGATGCGCTTGCTGCGCGCGGCGAACCATGCGTCGTAGCCGACACGGCAATCGACCACCGGCGACACGGCGTGCGGCGCGATCCGTGCGCGCGACCAGCGCGCCGCCGCGGTAAGCAGCACGGCATCGTCGCGCAGATAATCGAAGCGCACGCTCGCCGCCCCGCTCTCCGCCAGCAGCCGCTCCGCCAGATCTTCGGCGATCGCGATGCCGGGAGGCGCGTCATAATGCGCGCTGTGCGGGTTGGTCGCGCCGCGCAGCCCGGCGAAGCCGAACGGTCCGATCGGCTCGCGCTCGGCGATCATCGGCAGGTCGTGGCGATAGGTGACCGGTCCGAACGCGTCCGACCAGCACGAAAACCAACCATTTCCGAGATGAAAGGGCTCGCCCCCGCGTGCCGCCAGCACTTAACCACTCCGCAATCGCTGCTAGTTAGATGCCCTCTATCGCGGGCGTCCCAAGAATTGGTGAACGCTTCTATCGGGGAACAACGCCGCCGTCATGACGATCCGATCGACCCTGGTGACGCTGCTCGACGGCGCGGAGGCGATGCGTGTCGATGCGTTTCTGCGCGACAGCCCCTTCGCCGCCTATCAGCAGTCGCGCGCCTGGCCGCTCGCCGCGCCGCGGCACCCCCGGCGCGAATGGCGCTATTTCGCCGCGTATGACGGCGACGCGTTGGTCGGCGCGTGTGTGATTCGCACGACACGACTCGCGCTCGGTGCGTGGCTCGCGACGATCCAGCGCGGGCCGATCGTCCACGATCCTGCACACCTCGCGCCAGTCCTCGCCGAGCTCAGGTGCGCGCTACGCGCTGCAGGATGCTGTTCGGTGCAGATCGGCCCGCGCGTGCGCGGCCGCGTGCTGCCGCACATGGCCGAGGCGATGCGCGCGACCGGCTTCGCCCCGCTACCCCCCGCCGATCAGGCGCTCCACTACGTCACCGGCATCGTCTGGCTCGACAAGCCGGAGCAGGAAATCCTCGCCGGGTTCAAGCAGCGTGCCCGCCGCGCGCTGCGCAGCGCCGACAAGGCGGGCATCGTCGTCCGCCCCGTCGACGGCCCTGACGACCTGGTCGCTTATCAGCGTCTGCTCGACGCCTTTCACGCCAGCCGGCCCGACTATGATCGCTCGGGCCAGGCCGACGCGCGCGCCCAGTCCGCGCTGGTCGCGGCGCTAGGCGGGGCGATGCTGCTGGCGGAGCGCGATGGCGCACCGATCGGCGCGCACGCCTTCGTCCGGCAGGCGGACGAGGCGATCTGGCTGTCGCTCGCCACAGTCGACCGCGACGGCGCGTCGCCCGGCTATCCGCTGCTGTGGGCGGGGATGCGTGCGGCGCGCGATCTCGGCTGCGTCGGCTATGATCTCGCCGGGATGCCCGATGGCGCGCCCGCCGATCCCGGCGAGGCGGGCCGGCTGCAGTTCAAGACCGCCTTCGCGCCGCACCGCCGCCAGATGCCGCCGATGCAGATGGCCGCGCTCGCCCCGCTGCGTCACACCATGCTGCTCGGTGCCCGGCGCGCCTATCGCGCGCTGCGCAAACGGCGGGGCGAGGCGCATGGCTGACGGCAGGTTGGCCCGGCTGCGTCAGCGCCTGCGCGGCGAAGGCATCGGCGCGGTGCTGCGCAAGGCATTCGCCGATCACGTGTTCCGATCGAGTGCGAGCGTCGTGCTCGAAGTGGACAGTCGCGACGTGCGGCTCGGCGAGATCCGCGTCGATCCCGGCGTCGCGCTGCTCGCCGTCTCCGGCAACGATCCCGTCCCGCCGCTCTGCCCATGGATGCGGCACCGCCACGCCGATTTCGCGGCGATGCTGAAGGCGGGCTTGCTCGGCTTCTTCGTGCTGCGCGATCGCGTTGCGGTCGGCTGCGCGTGGATCGCGCTCAGCGACCATCACGATCCGCGCACGCGCGAACACTATGCCGTCGCGCCCGGCGAGGCCTATCATTTCAGCTGGCTGCTCGATCCCGCGGAACGGCCGCGCGGCACTGCGCTACCCTTCGTTCGCTGGGTCGTCGCCTCGCTGCGCGATCGCGGCATCAGGCGCATGTACGGCGTCGTCGATCGCGCCAATCGCGCCTCGTACCGCGTGCTCGAGCGCTTCGGCTATCGCGAAAGCGGCACGCTGGTGCGCCACTATGTCGTGCTGCACCGCTGCTGGACACGCGTGTCGCGCTATGACGGCACGCTCGGCCTCTACGATCCGCGCCGCGGGCGTCGCAAGGCGTGAGCGGCAGCACGACGCCCGACGGCGCCGCCACCGTCGCCGGCACGGCGCCGCCGCGCGCCGCCGGCGGGCGCAACCTCCTGCGCTCGACCGGGATCGTGATGCTCGTCCGCGGGCTCGATTTCGGCCTCTCGTTCCTCGTCTCGGTGCTGCTCGCCAACCGCTTCGGCGCGTCGGGGCAGCTCGACGCTTTCTTTCTCGCGCGCCGCACGACGGTCGGCTTCGCCGATACGATTCGCAAGCTCGTCGGCCAGATCGTGCTGCCCCCCGTGCTCGCCGCCGTCGACCGCGGCGAGGCGCCGTCGATCCATCACCTGCCGCGCCGCATGGGTTGGTTTCTCGCCTGCTTCACGCTGGTGATGCTCGCCGGCCTGTTCGCGCCGACGCTATGGGCGCAACTCTTCGCCCCCGGTTTCCGCGGCGAACAGCAGGCGCTCACCGCCGGCATGATGCGCATCATGCTCCCGCTGCTTCCGCTCGCCGTCGTCGCCTCGCTGCTCGCCGCGGTGCTCCAGGCCCGCCGCCGCTATCTCCTCAGCGAGGGTACCAACCTTGTTCAGCGCGCGCTGCTCGTCCTCGTCCTCGCGCTGTTCGTGCCACCGCTCGGCATCGTCGCTGGCGCTTGGACGATGCTCGCTGCCGGCGTCGTCGGCTTCCTGATCCTGCTCGCCGGCGCGCGGTCGATCGTCCGCCCGACGCGACGCCCTGCCGATCGCCAGCCGACCGTCGCCTCGCCCCAAACGAAGGGCGGCGGCATGGCCGCCGCGATTGTCATCAACGTCTATTTCCAAGCCAGCGCGCTGCTCGATTTTGCCTTCGCGACGATCGGCGGCGAGGGCAATGTCGCCTCGCTCGAATATGGCTCGCGGCTCGTGTCGCTGGTCCCCGGCCTCGTCATGTCGAGCCTCGCGACGGTGCTGACGCCCGAGCTGATCCGCGCCGTCCAGCAATCCGATCGCGCCGCCGCCGCCGCCGGGATCCAGCGCTTCCAGCGGATCGGCGTATTTGCGCAGATGCCCGTGTCGGTCGGCATGATGCTCGGCGCGCCGCTGATGGTCAGCGCGCTGTTCGGCCACGGTGCCTTCGGGCCGCAGGCGATCGCCACCGCCGCTGCCTGCACCGCCGGCTATGCCGCCGCGGCGATCTTCCTCGCGCCGATGAGCGCGATCACCACCTCGATCTACGCCGATCCGCACGCCCCCGCGCTGCGCGATCTGACCGTGATCGCGATCGTCGGCACAATTCTGCGCGTCGCCGTCCTCGCGGTCGCCGCCCCGATCTGGGGGGCGCCGGGCATCGCCTGGGGCGCGGCGATCGCGACTGCCCTCACCTGCGCCGTGGCCCAGATCGTCGCCGTGCGCCGCTTCCACCATTTCACGCATCGCGCGCAGCTGATCGACTTCGCGCAGACCGCCGCCTGCGCGCTGATCGCGACCGGCGCGGGCGCTTTGCTGCTGCGCCTCGTCCCCGACACGCCCAAGCTGTTCGGCGAACTCGCGCTGCTCGCCGCGCTCGGTGCGTTGATCGTCGTCGTCTACGCCGCCGCCGCCGCGCTGCTGCGCGTGCCGGAGATGGCGGCACTGCGCGATGTCGCGGCCAAGCTGCTCGCCCGCCGCCGCGCGCGCCGCGCATGATGGCGCCCGTCACGCCACGGCGCATCGCGTTCCTGCTACCGCATTTCCGCACCGGCGGGGCGGAGCGTGTCGTGCTTCACTGGATCGAGGCGCTCGATCCCGCGCGTTGGCAGCCGGTGTTGCTGCTCGGCCGAATCGACGGTGATCTGCTGCCCCACGTGCCGCCGCACGTCACCGTCGCCGCGATCGGCGGCGGCCGCGCGTTGCGTCGCCCGGTGCGCATCGCGCGCGCGCTCGCCGCGCACCGTATCGACGTCGCCTATTCCGCGACGTCGGCGATGAATCTCGCGCTGCTCGCTGCGCCGACGCGGGTGGCGCGCATCACCTCTGAGCACACGCCGCCCGACGCGTTTCGCCGCGAATCGAAATGGCCGTGGCTGCGCCGCGCCGCGACGCGTCTGCTCACCCGCCGTGCCGCCGCCGTCGCGGTGCCGACCGCCGCGATCGGGTCCGCCGTGCGCGGCGCACCGGTCGCGCTAATTCGCAACCCCGTCCTGCGCACCGCTCCGCCGCCACTCGGCGACAAACCTGCTCACGGCACACACCTCGTCGCCGCCGGCCGCCTCGTACCGGCCAAGGGGTTCGACACGCTGATCGATGCCGCCGCGCTGCTCGCCGCCCACGGTCAATCATTCACGCTCGCGATCCACGGCGACGGCCCGCTGCGTACGACGCTTCAGGCCCAGATCGAAGATCTACACCTCGGCGACCGCGTGACGCTCGCCGGCCACGCCGCGCGTCTCGCGCCGCTGCTCGCCGACGCCAATCTCATGGTCTCGTCATCACGCCGCGAGGGCTTCGGCAACGCGCTGATCGAGGCGATGGCGGTCGGCACGCCCGTCCTCGCCGCCCGCGCCGGCGGCCCCGAAACGTTCATCGATGACGCCACGAACGGCTTCCTCGTCGCGCCCAACGACGCGCCCGCGCTTGCCGAGGCGATCGCCGTGCTGCTCGCCGATCCCGCGCGTCGGCTGTCGGTCCGCGCCGCCGCGCGCGACACCGCCGCACGCTACACCGTCGCGGCCTCGGTGGCGGAGTTCACCGCGCTGCTCGACTGCGTCCTGGCCTCGACGCCCGACAGCGCCGCGCGCGGTCAACACCGGCTTAACGCTAAAGTTACGGCCCCTGCGCCATAGCGCCATCCTCCCTGCGAGAGGTCCGATGCGTCCAATCTTCCGTTCTTTCCTGATCGCGATCCCCCTCGCGGCCTGCGCCGGCCCGGTGCGCTACGCCCCCGCGCCCGAAGTGCCGATCACCGCCGGCTCGATCGATCTCGCGCGCGAGGCGAGCCGCATGGTCGAGGATCGACTGAACCAGGACGGCGATTTCCATCCCGGCGATCTCGTTCGCCTGACCTTCCCCTATACGCCGCAGCTCAACACCGATCAGCGCGTTCAGCTGTCGGGCGCGATCAGCCCGCCGCTGCTCGCGCCGCTGTCGATCCGCGGGCTCAGCACCGCCGCGCTGCAGGCGCGCCTCCAGTCGCTGTACCGGGCCAAGCTTGCCCGCCCCGACGTGTCGGTTGCGCTACTCGAATACAACCGCCCGCCGCCCCCGCCCGAGATCTTCGTGCTCGGCGAGGTCGTGAAGCCGGGCAACTTCCCGTACCGCGACGGCACGACGCCGTTCGAGGGGCTGGCCCGCGCCGGCGGCGGCAATCGCGATGCCGATCTGACGCGCGTCGTGATGCTCACCCCGGTCGGCGATCGGCTCGAGGCGCGGATGCTCGATCTCTCCGCCACGCTTCACGGCAGCACGCGCGCGATCGATGTCCTGCCGCCCTACACGATCCTGATCGTGCCGCCGACGGGCCTCGCGCGCGACGCCGATCGCTCGCGCCAGATCCGCCAGATCATCGGCTTCAACGGGTTCAACATCGGATCCGCCGTCACGCTGATCCAGCCGTGACCTGCGGGGAGCATCGCTGATGGCCATCGGCCTCGTCTATCTGCGCATCGTCCTGTCGCGCTGGCGCCTCGTCCTCGCGCTCATCGCGCTCGGCACGCTCGGCGCCTGGGCGGTCAGCGTCTTCTATCTTGCGACCAAGCCGAAGTTCGAGGCGGCGGCGCGGCTCAACATCGTGCCCACGGCGGAGGAGCTCGGCTACGCCAGCCGCTTCGTGCGCGGGTCGACGTTCGACGGCGGCAGCGTGCTGCTCGGCACCTATGCCGAATATGCGCATACCCGCCCCGTCGTCGCGCCGATCGTCGATCGCTACATCGCCGAGGCCGCGGCGGCGCAAGGCATCAGCCCGCGCGCGTGGCTCGCCGCCAACACCGGCGCGCCCGGCTTCTCGCCCGGCCGCGTCCTCGCGATCCTCAATTACGGCGAGGCGCCCGTCGTCCCGTTGCGTGACGAGATGATCGAGGAGCTGACCGAAAACACCAAGATCGAAACCGTCGAGGGCACCTATCTCCTGCGGCTCGCGGTCGAGTGGGAAGACGCCAAGTCCGCCGCCTGGTTCGCCAACGCACTCGCCGACGCGATCATCGCGCGCGCCGAAGTCGCCTCGCGCAGCACCGGGCGCGAGATTGCGGGCACGCTCGAACAGCGGCTCGCGGCTAAGCGCGCCGAACTCGCCGCCGTGCTGCGCCAGAGCCGCGGGCTCAAATCGTCGATCGGCGTGGTCGATCTCGATCGGCAGAAGACCGCGCTGCTCGAGGCGCGATTGACCGAACAGGCGCAGCTCACCACCGATCGCGCGGCGCTTGATTCGGCGAAGAGCCAGGTCGCGGCGCTGCGCAGCCAGTCGAGCGGCAAGCTCACCGGCGCGCAGAACACCGTTGACCAGACACTCGCGATCGAGGCGCCGCGCGCCGCCGGCCTCGAACGCAGCGTCGCGATCCGCGCCGCGCGGATCGGCCAGATCGATCGCCAGATCGCCGGGCTCGGCGGCAGCGAGGATCGCGTCAAGACGCTCGACGATCGCGCCGCGCTGCTCCAGCAGGAGGTCAATGCGCTCACCGAACGCGTCAGCTTCAGCCAGACCGAGAACCTCGCCAACGCGCCGCGCATTCAGCTGATCGAGCGCGCGACTCCCCCACTGACGCGGTCGAGCCCGAAGATCTTC carries:
- a CDS encoding polysaccharide deacetylase family protein: MTRKAERRRRVIRWAASVAAGIALAAAAVMLLPGSAGAIGAVVAVLIGLAAGHRAMIAPPGVAILTYHSVSPAPGWLPWSRDIAVHPDTFARHLDTLRRMGATVMATRDLVARRAAGESLPRRPVVLHFDDGYLDNYRHARPLLERYVMTATFFPSLDFIALEDTIRFDGEEAGYMRWRELRDLHGAGFEIEPHGVDHARVPTSDAVVGTLDAGNWRRNAWMQWRATPGPKHDWFRLETPVAVPLGSAIPASGLALAERAWIDGAREAPAAFETRIERDLARCRDAFVGQLGSPPQIFCWPENKTCGEARAIARQLGYRATTGGKGRNAADEPADVLSRIHVDDRAIGVRWLAVEGLYLRAAVRLMQGNHYWYLVLAPMHMTRRIVFALRRRFGDDFA
- a CDS encoding glycosyltransferase is translated as MHSAAWILLLLPAAIFAGYPALILAAAALRPPRPRPPAAPPPSITILIGAHNEAATIGAKLASITAALAAWPGLAEVIVADDGSTDDTAQIAEAAGAHVIRAPRGGKAAALNRAVPHARGDVIVMTDADPLFDEGTLPALLAPFADPHVGAVAGHVATIGKTGRFAGADRWFRAYESALRAAEDRLFGCVSADGGLYAIRRALVPLVPSDVTDDFHISTAAVAAGYRIAFAADARVWEHSIGGGRQQFRRRVRITVRGLTALWRRRALMNPWRTGWYAPALVLHKVGRRLTPLCLVPLWLIALWLGLHGSAWWALVAAGLSGAAAIAIAGALGVRLRGPLRLVYGAMLHLAGLALGTLLFVGGRRYAQWTPQKQA
- a CDS encoding sugar transferase — encoded protein: MTDTALSPTLRPERRKDMARRVRFECDMRGVPLHLEVRRGLYVRRLKPVVDGVLALGALIVLSPVMIAVAIAIKLHDGGPILFIQSRTGYLGRRFRLYKFRTMVTDAEALKVKLRAHNIHGDDSPDFKLTDDPRVTRIGRLLRKTSIDELPNLWNVVRGDMALVGPRPTSFDATTYRMGHLPRLAVKPGLTGLWQVSGRANIDFDERAELDVRYIRSLSAKQDLGLIVKTISAVKRGDGAH
- a CDS encoding amidohydrolase family protein is translated as MYDLLVKNGTIVDGTGAPRFRGDVGVADGKIVEVGAVSGTARETIDADGCVVTPGFVDIHTHYDGQVSWDSVLAPSSINGVTSAAMGNCGVGFAPARADKHDWLIQLLEGVEDIPGTALAEGLTWDWESFPDYLDALGQREYAIDLGAHMPHAALRAYVMGDRGGDHMERPTTGEVDRMARLTAEAMEAGALGFSTSRTHAHRSRDGLNIGTLTAEDPELLGIAAALRQTGKGVIQLISDAYLTADDAFATAELQLIRRLAETSGRRVSFTVQQTDDAPDRWKSIYREIDQMVADGLPVSAQVAPRPIGAILSFASTTNPFVVSGTYRRIAAQAASVDDRLRALADPQVRAEILAEHAAFHASEGFIALITRGYSRMFRMTDPVDYEPHESQSIAAEAARAGVDPAAYVYDALMEEGGRRLLYMPLINYANGNLDDVHGMMTGDHVLYGLSDGGAHCGTICDGSFPTTTVALWSRGNKAGLSTPLERLVHGYTQKNAAHVGWYDRGVLAPGYLADLNVIALDDLALAPPEIVQDLPAGGTRLLQQPRGYRWTVKSGVPTFERGQWTGRTPGRLLRGAQPLA
- a CDS encoding heparin lyase I family protein, producing the protein MTRARLLLAPPVLLTAALALATGPAVERGGDDFERGLRFDRRPWALAQQVNGSVRLAAAPDRAGRALLAAAGPKRGSTVAKADLVARVALMPPGTRLEIAFDFRAPATTPLDSLQLVDVECATCGEGGNPGIRLYLRRGRLRVDRSKIGIRHAWTRDDAPTLRPDRWHRITWQLLLAPDDRGATRVLLDGREVLAARGATLDALPRLGADRIQIGITANSNSVPASAWFDNIAAAIRR
- a CDS encoding GNAT family N-acetyltransferase — translated: MIAEREPIGPFGFAGLRGATNPHSAHYDAPPGIAIAEDLAERLLAESGAASVRFDYLRDDAVLLTAAARWSRARIAPHAVSPVVDCRVGYDAWFAARSKRIRQRLRRDGREALCDHRMRREFRTDDPVPSGLFDAMLAVERSGWKGRGGTAIADNPAERSFYTALVQRAAAAGVLRIALLWDGERLAAFEFGVVGGRRLFLLKVGYDERYADLSVGYVLAAEHIRQCCDDPAIDWYDKMGNGMSPAEYKLRFADQCDTLYRVTVYAADWRGWVLHARDGLRARAKRWRDRLRARKA